One window of Mediterraneibacter gnavus ATCC 29149 genomic DNA carries:
- a CDS encoding site-specific integrase: MSNVKRKDSKNRNLRNGESQRKDGRYVYKYTDIYGKPQFIYSWKLVPTDKTPAGKRDDISLREKEAQIKKDLNDGIDTAGGKMTVCQLYEKKNSQRKNIKRATEKGRQYLMNALKNDPLGMRAIDTVKQSDAKEWAIRMSEKGYAYKTIDNYKRSLKASFYMAIQDDCIRKNPFEFKLSDVLEDDTEQKVILTPEQEERLLAFMEKDKIYSKYYDEVVLLLETGLRISEFCGLTTHIDMQNRILNIDHQLLKDSEIGYYIETPKTKNGKRELPLTERAYQAIQRILKNRGKAQPLIVGGYSNFLFLNREGLPKVAGNYEGMVRGLIKKYNKYHKDKLPNITPHSFRHTYCTNMANRGMNPNTLQYLMGHANITMTLGYYAHGTFQSAKAELERLAC, translated from the coding sequence ATGTCTAATGTGAAACGAAAAGACAGTAAAAATCGCAATTTGCGTAATGGAGAGAGCCAGCGAAAAGACGGAAGATACGTTTATAAATATACCGATATATACGGAAAGCCACAATTTATCTATTCTTGGAAACTTGTACCGACAGACAAGACACCTGCTGGAAAGCGTGATGATATATCGTTGAGGGAAAAAGAAGCACAGATAAAAAAAGACCTCAATGACGGTATCGACACGGCAGGCGGTAAAATGACAGTCTGCCAGCTTTATGAGAAGAAAAACAGCCAAAGAAAGAACATCAAGAGGGCTACTGAAAAGGGACGACAGTATCTTATGAACGCTCTGAAAAATGACCCATTGGGTATGAGGGCGATTGATACTGTTAAACAGTCGGACGCTAAAGAATGGGCTATCAGAATGAGCGAAAAAGGATATGCCTATAAAACGATTGATAACTACAAGCGTTCCTTGAAAGCGTCATTTTATATGGCAATACAAGACGACTGTATCAGAAAGAACCCGTTTGAATTTAAGCTAAGTGATGTTCTGGAAGATGATACGGAACAGAAAGTTATCCTTACACCAGAGCAGGAAGAACGCCTGCTTGCCTTTATGGAAAAGGACAAGATTTACAGCAAGTATTATGATGAGGTTGTGCTTCTGCTGGAAACGGGACTTCGTATTTCTGAATTTTGCGGACTGACGACGCATATTGATATGCAGAATAGAATACTCAATATAGACCACCAGTTATTGAAAGATAGCGAAATCGGCTACTATATTGAAACGCCAAAGACTAAAAACGGAAAACGGGAACTTCCATTAACAGAACGGGCTTATCAAGCAATCCAAAGAATACTAAAGAACAGAGGAAAGGCACAACCGCTGATTGTAGGTGGTTACAGCAATTTCTTATTCTTGAACCGTGAGGGCTTGCCTAAAGTTGCAGGAAACTATGAGGGCATGGTGCGAGGACTGATTAAGAAGTATAACAAGTACCACAAGGACAAGTTACCGAACATCACACCACATTCATTCCGACATACTTATTGTACGAATATGGCAAACAGAGGAATGAACCCTAATACCCTACAATATCTCATGGGACACGCTAACATAACCATGACACTTGGCTATTATGCACACGGTACATTTCAATCTGCAAAAGCGGAGCTGGAAAGACTGGCTTGTTAA